In Bacillus sp. S3, the sequence TTTGCCGATTTAGATGCTGACCTATCTACAATGGGGGCATCACCAAACGGGTTAAATATCAATGAAGGCGTTGGTTCTACCCATCCGGAGGCATTAGCTGCTTTAGTAAAGGAAAAGGGTGCCGATGTGGGGCTGTCCTTTGATGGGGATGGCGACCGGTTAATCGCGATTGATGAAAATGGTACAATTGTCGATGGCGACCAGATCATGTATATTTGTGGCAAGTATCTGAAGGAACAAGGGCGCTTAAAGCATGGAACGATTGTTTCTACGGTCATGAGCAACCTTGGTTTTTATAAGGCACTTGAAACCCATGGTATTCATAGTGTGCCAACAGCAGTGGGCGACCGTTATGTTGTCGAGGAAATGAAGAAAAACGGCTTTAATCTTGGCGGTGAGCAATCTGGTCATATTATATTCTTGGACTACAATACAACTGGGGACGGCCTATTATCAGGGCTTCAGTTAGTGAATATTATGAAGGCGACTGGAAAACCTTTATCAGAGCTTGCCGGAGAAATGAAAAAGTATCCGCAAAAGCTTGTGAATGTACGAGTCACCGATAAACATCATGTGACCGATAATGCTAAGGTAAAAGAGGTCATTGAACAAGTTGAAGCGGAAATGGCTGGAGATGGAAGAATTCTCGTCCGTCCATCCGGAACTGAGCCGCTCGTCCGTGTGATGGGAGAGGCATCCACTGAGGAATTGTGTGCATCCTATGTAGACCGCATTGTCACAGTGGTAAAAGAAGAAATGGAATTAAAAGAATAAAGCTTAAAATTTATGCATAAGGAACAGTACGAAACTGTCTCCTTATGCATATTTTATTATGAATGGTTCTTGAACAAAATTTGAACCATTTATAGTTTTAGTTGACGGACGACTGACAAATCATGTAAGATTAATCTGCTTTGAATTTTAAAGCAGCAGTTGGTCACCATGCTTTGAAAGGAGGGTAGGAGCAGAAGGAACAGGAATAAAAAAAGCGCCTGAACTAATCTTCAGAGGTTAGATTAGTTGACGAGGTGGAGGTTTATCGAAACATTCGGCGGATACCTCCCGGCTGTGACGCAGGGCCGTTAATTTCTTCTTTAAAACATGGAGGCAACTCTGTGCACAAAGAGAAGGAAATGCGCATACTAATCGTAATGTTTAAAAAGGTATAGACAGATACCTGACAAAAAAACAGAGATAAGGGGGCAAGTCTGCCCTCGAAGAAGCACCTTGCCCCCTGTATTAGGGAGGACATATAAAAATGTGTGGAATTGTTGGATATATTGGTCATAACGACTCGAAGGAAATTTTATTAAAAGGTTTAGAAAAGCTTGAATATAGAGGCTATGATTCAGCCGGGATCGCTGTGAAAAATGAGAACGGCATTCATGTGTTTAAAGAAAAAGGCCGCATTGCCGATTTGCGTGAAATCGTGGACGAAGATGTAATGGCAAATATCGGAATTGGCCATACCCGCTGGGCAACACATGGGGTGCCAAGTAAGGTGAATTCCCATCCGCATCAAAGTGGATCTGAGCGCTTCACCCTTGTTCATAACGGCGTCATCGAAAACTATGATCTTTTAAAGCGTGAATATTTAGCAGATGTTCATTTTATAAGTGAAACAGATACAGAAGTGGTTGTTCAGCTTATTGAGCGGTTTGTAAAGGAAGGATTAGCGGTTATTGAGGCTTTCCGTAAAACATTGACCCTTTTACATGGATCATATGCCATTGCCCTTTTAGATGCTGAAGACAATGAAACCATTTATGTGGCTAAAAATAAAAGCCCGTTGCTCGTTGGTTTAGGAACTGATTTTAATGTTGTCGCCAGTGATGCAATGGCGATGCTGCAAGTAACGAACCAATACGTAGAATTAATGGACAAAGAAATTGTTATTGTTACAAAAGATGATGTAACAATTCAAAATTTAAATGGTGACAATATTAACCGTAAACCATACACAGCGGAACTTGATGCAAGCGACATTGAAAAGGGCACATACCCGCACTATATGTTAAAAGAAATCGATGAGCAGCCGCTTGTGATGCGTAAGATCATTCAAACGTATCAAAACGAGCAAGGGGAATTGACCATTGACCCTGAAATTATTAGTGCGATGAATGATACGGATCGTGTGTACATCATTGCAGCTGGTACTTCTTATCATGCCGGACTTGGCGGAAAGCAGTTTATTGAACGAATGGCAAAAATCCCTGTTGAAGTTCATATTGCCAGTGAATTTGTTTACAATATGCCGCTAGTAACGAAGAAGCCGTTATTTATTTTCATCACACAAAGCGGGGAAACGGCTGACAGCCGTGCCGTGCTTGTGAAAGTGAAAGAAATGGGTTATCGCACGCTTACGATCACCAATGTTCCTGGGTCAACCCTTTCCCGTGAAGCGGATTATACGCTGCTCCTGCATGCAGGACCTGAAATTGCTGTTGCTTCTACAAAGGCCTATACCGCGCAATTAGCAGTATTATCAATTTTGGCTGATGTGACGGCGAAAAGCCAAAATATTGAAGTGAACTTCGACCTTGTGCATGAGCTTGGGATTATTGCGAACGCAATGGAAGCTCTTTGCGACTCTAGAGAATTGTTTGAGCACATTTCAAGAGAATTCTTATCGGTAACTCGCAGTGCATTCTTCATTGGTCGTGGAGTCGACTACTATGTCTGCTTAGAAGGTGCTTTAAAGCTGAAAGAAATTTCGTATATTCAAGCAGAAGGCTTTGCCGGCGGCGAATTAAAGCATGGCACAATCGCCTTAATTGAAGAAGGTACACCGGTTATTGCTTTAGCAACTCAAGAAAGTGTTAATTTAAGTATCCGTGGTAATGTGAAGGAAGTCGCTGCCCGCGGAGCAAACCCATGCATCATCTCGATGAAGGGTCTCGAAATGGATGAAGACAGCTTTGTCATCCCAGAAGTAAATGAATTATTAACACCGCTTATCTCTGTCATACCAATGCAATACATTGCTTACTACGCAGCCTTGCACCGCGATTGCGACGTCGACAAACCACGTAACCTTGCGAAGTCTGTGACGGTTGAGTAGGTAGGAATAAAAGCAATTAAAATTCTGTTGATTTAAATGTCAAACTAAAATAAAGTTTGATGTATGTAAAAATAGTCTGCTTAAAAAGAAAAAAGTTTGCATAAAGTCTCGTGGGTGTATCCAGTGTATGGGTATACTCACGGGGCTTTTTTATGTTTGTTGCGGGCTGTCAAATGTTTTTCGTGAGGATCAAGGTGCCCCTTACGGGTTGAACCATTCCTACAGGTACAACTCAAGGGGAAGCCCACGTCCAGCGATGTGTAACAATCCCCAAGCAAAGTATTCGCCCATAAAAAAATAAATATATAAATAATTAGCATACGTGGTAAGTATGGAAATGGCGGTGGTATAGGCGAAACCGTAAGGTATAGTAGTGTGCTCGTCTTTCAAAGGAAGCGCACGTCACGAAACGTGTGATCCGCTCCAGACTTTAGCACTCGCCCATAAAGAAAGAAATAAATAAAAATAAAAATAAATAATTATGTATCGGTAACATGATAAGTATGGGATTGACGGTGGTATAGGAGAAACCGTAAGGTCTATGTATAAGAGATTAGACTATCGAATTGGAAACGTATCTTCGATACTCCTTTTATTGGCAAGGTCCGAATATCATATCTGAAATACTTATACCAGCACCTATCCTTTGTGTAAATCAGGTGTACCCCATTTCCACATACAGAAAGGCTCCTCCATTCTCAGCGTATACTCTACCTCAATAAATGGCTTACCTCTCTTAACCTAAAGCACAAATACATTAAGATATAACCAATACAATTGCATAGATACTCCATCCGAAGATATTAATCGGTTATGGTACAGGAGGCACCGTAAGGTGCCTTTTTTAGTTTTGGCCACACAACTCATTTGGTGTTCGCCACTATATCACTAAGCAAACTTTATTCTCATCATATTAATTTTCTGTGTTCATTTCCGGTGAAAGTGAGCAAATCTTTGAGCGAACTTTATTCTCAAAGAATAATTCGGAAAATGCCATTGAAGTCAGATGTATCAAGGGGTTTATCGAATAACCTATTTCTGCAAACTTTATTCTTATTTAACATTAAAATACAATTGTGATGTTTATAAAAAAGATGCAAGTGTCTCAATATAAAATTAAGGTTCCTTAGATAAAAATAACGTTCCTTAAATAAAATTAATGTTCCCAAACCGAAGGTCTTTCCGGTACTTTTCCCGGCAGACCTTCGGTTTTTTTGTGTGAAATTCAGTGGGAATCCACTCCCATTTTCAATCAAAAATCAATATCAATTCGGGCGGGTGGATCCATTAGTGATCCAGTCCTTTTTGTTTTGTTCAGTATCACTTCAATCCCTTGTCCAATAAAGATTGTTGTTTCTCCATTATGCAAATCCTTAGTATTTTTCTATCAGAAGGAAAAGAGCAAGAGATTAGAGTTATTGAAAAAACATGTTTTGTTTTTTTTTCAAGAAATAAGTTTTAATATATCCGTGGATATTATTTATCTATAATAGATATCATATATCTAATAAACATAAAAAGTGGTGAACAAATTTGCAATTTACGAAGGCTTTTGAACAAGCTGCCTGCATCATTATATTATTAGCAACGCAAGAATCAGGGGAACCTTTATCGACAGATGAGATTAGTAGGCGTTTAGAAGTATCCCCATCTTACTTGAAAAAAATCACTCGGAAGTTAGTAGTTAAACAAATTATCACATCCGTTTCGGGCAATAAAGGTGGAATTTCACTAGCGAGAAAAACGGAAGAAATAAGTGTATTAGACATTATTGAAGCGGTTGAAGGACCTATTTTAATCTACCCCGATACAGGGCTAATCAATTTAGTATTTAAAGGCGGAAAATATGTAGATAAAGGATCTGACATTATTCGCAATGTCTTAAAAAATGCAGATGAATTACTAAACCGATATTTTTCCAACATTAATGTATCCGATTTGTTAAAAGAAGGCTTTGGTAAGACAGAAATACCAACACTCTACTGGAATAAAACCTCCTTAACTGAGTCTTTACAACAAGATAGAGGTGAACATGATTGAACATGTTTAAAGCTGAATGGAAGAAAGTATTAAATAATAAGATGTTAATACTTATGATGATTGTCATACCGTTCGTTCCGATTATTTATTCTGGCATTATCCTTAGTGCTTATTGGGATCCTTTTGGTAAAACCTCCAATTTACCAGTAGCGGTCGTTAATCTTGATGAACCATCTGAAATGGAAGGAAAGACATTACGTATTGGGGATGA encodes:
- a CDS encoding Rrf2 family transcriptional regulator, which translates into the protein MQFTKAFEQAACIIILLATQESGEPLSTDEISRRLEVSPSYLKKITRKLVVKQIITSVSGNKGGISLARKTEEISVLDIIEAVEGPILIYPDTGLINLVFKGGKYVDKGSDIIRNVLKNADELLNRYFSNINVSDLLKEGFGKTEIPTLYWNKTSLTESLQQDRGEHD
- the glmM gene encoding phosphoglucosamine mutase; this encodes MGKYFGTDGVRGIANSELTPEMAFKLGRFGGYVLTKDKDRPKVLIGRDTRISGHMLEGALVAGLLSIGAEVMRLGVISTPGVAYLTKALGAQAGVMISASHNPVADNGIKFFGPDGFKLSDDQELEIEGLIDLPEDQLPRPTGAELGQVMDYFEGGQKYLQYLKNTVEEDFSGIHIALDCAHGATSSLASHLFADLDADLSTMGASPNGLNINEGVGSTHPEALAALVKEKGADVGLSFDGDGDRLIAIDENGTIVDGDQIMYICGKYLKEQGRLKHGTIVSTVMSNLGFYKALETHGIHSVPTAVGDRYVVEEMKKNGFNLGGEQSGHIIFLDYNTTGDGLLSGLQLVNIMKATGKPLSELAGEMKKYPQKLVNVRVTDKHHVTDNAKVKEVIEQVEAEMAGDGRILVRPSGTEPLVRVMGEASTEELCASYVDRIVTVVKEEMELKE
- the glmS gene encoding glutamine--fructose-6-phosphate transaminase (isomerizing), giving the protein MCGIVGYIGHNDSKEILLKGLEKLEYRGYDSAGIAVKNENGIHVFKEKGRIADLREIVDEDVMANIGIGHTRWATHGVPSKVNSHPHQSGSERFTLVHNGVIENYDLLKREYLADVHFISETDTEVVVQLIERFVKEGLAVIEAFRKTLTLLHGSYAIALLDAEDNETIYVAKNKSPLLVGLGTDFNVVASDAMAMLQVTNQYVELMDKEIVIVTKDDVTIQNLNGDNINRKPYTAELDASDIEKGTYPHYMLKEIDEQPLVMRKIIQTYQNEQGELTIDPEIISAMNDTDRVYIIAAGTSYHAGLGGKQFIERMAKIPVEVHIASEFVYNMPLVTKKPLFIFITQSGETADSRAVLVKVKEMGYRTLTITNVPGSTLSREADYTLLLHAGPEIAVASTKAYTAQLAVLSILADVTAKSQNIEVNFDLVHELGIIANAMEALCDSRELFEHISREFLSVTRSAFFIGRGVDYYVCLEGALKLKEISYIQAEGFAGGELKHGTIALIEEGTPVIALATQESVNLSIRGNVKEVAARGANPCIISMKGLEMDEDSFVIPEVNELLTPLISVIPMQYIAYYAALHRDCDVDKPRNLAKSVTVE
- a CDS encoding YhgE/Pip domain-containing protein, with product MFKAEWKKVLNNKMLILMMIVIPFVPIIYSGIILSAYWDPFGKTSNLPVAVVNLDEPSEMEGKTLRIGDELIDNLKTNDDLDWHFVNQDKAKEGFGKGDYYMVITIPKDFSKRASTVLEDNPAKMNLTYEVNPG